TCGAGCCGTTCGTCGACGACACGGCCGCGGCTCTCCGTTCGGCCGCCGAGGCCGGGCTGTCCCCCGCGGATGTCCGGGTCATCTTCACCACGCACTCGATCCCGAACACCATGGCCGACACCTCGGGTTCGGCGTCCCTGGGCGACCACCAGCCCGGCGGCGCGTACGTCACCCAGCACCTGGCCGTCGCCCGCACCGTCCTCGACGGCGTGGCCCGGCAGCTGCCCGAGACCGAGGGCATCGGGTGGCAGCTGGTCTACCAGTCGCGGTCCGGTCCGCCGTCGGTGCCGTGGCTGGATCCGGACATCAACGATGTGATCGAGGGTTTGGCGGGTGAGGGCGTCAAGGGCGTCGTCGTCGTGCCGATCGGCTTCGTCTCCGACCACGTCGAGGTCATCTGGGATCTGGACCACGAGGCCGCGGAGACCGCACAGGAGCACGGTCTCTGGTTCGCCCGTGTCCCGACCCCCGGCACCGACCCCCGGTTCGTCGCCGCGCTGGCCGACCTCCTGGTCCGCCGGCTCGACGGGTCCGACCCGGCCGACGACGCCCCGGGCGGCCGGGTGGTGGCGGCCACGGCGCGACCCGACTTCTGCGCTCCGGCCTGCTGTGTCAACGCCCGGGTCCGTCGGCCCACCACCGCCGCGCAGGATTCCGCGGTCGACTGGGACGGTCTGGACGTTCGCCCGGCTCAGCTGGTCGCCTCGGGCATCCCGGGGGTTGCCGCATCGTGAGCCCGGCGATCGATCCCGTCGGGGCACCGCTGCTCCGGCTGGGCACCCGCGGCAGCGCCCTGGCCCTGGCCCAATCGGGCATGGTGGCCCGGCAACTGGCCGAGCTGGCCGCCGGATCCGGTGATGAGCGCGTACCCGGAGTCGAACTGGTCCGCATCAAGACCGAAGGCGACGTCAACCAGGGGCCGCTCGCCCAGATCGGCGGCACCGGGGTGTTCGTCGGCGCGGTGCGCACCGCGCTGGCCGACGGTCGGGTCGATGTCGTCGTGCACTCCTACAAGGATCTGCCGACCGCCCCGGCCGACGGCATCGTCGTCGGCGCGGTGCCGGTCCGCGAGGACCCGGCCGACGTCCTGTGTGCCCGGGACGGACTGACGGTGGCCGGGCTGCCGACCGGGGCCCGGGTCGGCACCGGGTCGCCGCGTCGGTCAGCGCAGCTGCGGGCGCTGCGACCGGACGTCGAGGTGGTGCCGGTCCGCGGCAACGTGGACACGCGTCTGCGGCTGGTGACCGACGGCCATCTGGACGCCGTGGTGCTGGCCGCCTCCGGGCTGGCCCGGCTGGACCGGTCCGCGGCGATCACCGAGCGCCTGCGTCCCGAGGACATGCTGCCGGCCTGCGGTCAGGGCGCCCTGGCTGTCGAGTGCCGGACGGTGGATCGTCAGACCGCCTGGTACGCCGGTGCCCTGAACGCCCTGGACGATCCGGCCACCCGCGCGGCCGCCGACGCCGAACGCAGCCTGCTGGCCGCGGTCGAAGCCGGTTGCGTCGCCCCGGTCGGTGCGCACGCCACCGTGGACGGGGCGACCCTGCGCCTGACGGCGGCCGTCTTCTCCGCCGACGGGCAGGAACAGGTGCGGGGGTCGGTGACCGGTCCGCTGGTGGACGCCGTGGCGCTCGGGGTGGAGCTGGCCGAGGACCTGCTGACCCGCGGCGCCGGTCGCCTGCTGGCCGCGCCGCGGTGACCCGACCCGGTCCCCCCACCCCGGCGCGGGTCGAGCGAACCGACAGCGAGACCCTCGACGGGGTGACGGTTCTCGTCCCGGCGCCGGCCGATCCCGGGGCCGGGCCGTCCGGTCTGCATCGTGCCCTGCTGGCCGCCGGCGCCGAGGTCACCGCGGTTCGGCTCATCACGGTGGCGGCACCGCCGGACACCGCGGCGCTGGACGCCGCGGTACGACGGTGGGCGGACGGCCGGTACACGTGGATCGCCTTCACCTCGGCCAGCACCGTCGCCGTCTGGTCCGCCCGCCTGGACGCCCTCGGCCTGCCGAGGTCCGCGGCCTCGCGGATCGCCGCGGTCGGGCCGGCCACCGCCCGCGCGGTCGGGGACGCCGGATGGCCGGTCGACCTGGTCCCGGCGACCGGCGGGTCGGCCGAGGACCTCGCCGCGATCTGGCCACCGCCGGCGGACCGGCCGACCGCTACCGCGGACGTCCTGCTCCCCCACTCCGACCGGGCCGCGGCCACCCTCCCGGAGGCCCTGGCCGACGCCGGCCATCGCATCGAGACCGTGGTCGCCTACCGCACCATGATCGGCCCGCCCGCGCCGACGGTGGTCGAGCGCCTGGTGGGTGGCGGTTTCACCGCGGCCCTGTTCACCTCGCCCAGTACCGTGCAGGCGATCGGGCCGCGACGACCGGCCGCAGCCACCGTGATCGGGGCCATCGGCCGTCCCACCGCCGAGGCGGTCCGCGCGGCCGGATGGCGCCTGGACTTCACCGCCGCGGCACCCACCCCGGCCGCCCTGGTCGACGGGCTGCGGAGGGTCCTGCATCGGCCGCCGGACGAGCCACCGACGACCCCCTGACGATCAGCACGCCCGCTTCTGCACCCTGTGAAAGGTTCCGCCCCGTGACCACCACCCCGGTCCCCGCCCCCGCCTTCGTTCCCGCCGACCGTCCCCGTCGGCTGCGCCGCACCCCGGCGCTGCGCCGGCTGGTCGCCGAGACCCGGCTGGATCCGGCCGATCTGGTGCTGCCGATGTTCGTCAAGGAGGGCCTGACCGAGCCGTTGCCGATCAGCGCCATGCCCGGGGTCGCCCAGCACAGCCGGGACTCACTGCGCCGGGCCGCCGCCGAAGCGGTGACGGCGGGAGTGGGCGGCCTCATGCTGTTCGGCATCCCCACCGTGCGTGACGCGGTCGGGTCGCAGGCCACCGAACCCGACGGCATCCTGAACGCGGCGCTGCGTGATCTGCGGTCCGACCTGGGCGATTCCACCGTCCTGATGGCCGACCTGTGCCTGGACGAATTCACCGACCACGGCCACTGCGGGGTGCTCACCCCGTCCGGCGCGGTCGACAACGACGCGACCCTGGTCCGGTACCAGCAGATGGGGGTCGCCCAGGCCGCGGCCGGCGCCGATCTCGTCGGCACGTCCGGGATGATGGACGGCCAGGTGGCCGCCGTCCGGGCGGCGTTGGATGCCGAGAACCACCTCGACACCGGGGTTTTCGCCTACGCGGCGAAGTACGCGTCCGCCTTCTACGGCCCGTTCCGGGAGGCGGTCGACTCCGCCCTGCAGGGTGACCGGCGGACCTACCAGCAGGACCCGGCCAACCGGCGGGAGGCGGCTCGGGAGGTCGCTCTCGATGTCGCCGAGGGCGCCGACCTGGTGATGGTCAAACCGGCGATGAGCTACCTGGACATCGTGCGGGACGTCGCCAACGACCCGACGGTGAACGTCCCGCTGGCCGCGTACCAGATCTCCGGCGAGTACTCGATGATCGAGGGCGCCGCCGACCGCGGTTGGATCGACCGGGACCGGGCCATCCTGGAGTCCCTGACCTCCATCCGCCGGGCCGGCGCGCAGATCGTGCTGACCTACTGGGCGACCGAGGTCGCCGGCTGGTTGCGCGCGTGACCGGCGGACCAGACGACGATCAGCCCGGCCCGAGGAGAGACCACATGAGCGACACGACACCCACCGGTGCGGCCACGGCCGACGAGATCCACGAGAGCGCCCCGGCCGAGACCGACCAGGTTCCGACCGATACGGCGAAGGCAGCGGCCCGGTCCGACGAACCGGTCCCGGCCAGCGCCGCCCTGTTCGCCCGGGCCTCGGCGGTCACGCCGGGCGGGGTCAACTCGCCGGTACGGGCCTTCCGTTCCGTCGGCGGCACCCCCCGGTTCATGCGTTCCGGTCGCGGCCCGCACATCACCGACGCCGACGGCAACACCTACGTCGACCTGGTCGGGTCCTGGGGTCCCATGATTCTGGGCCATGCGAATCCCGCGGTGCTGGAAGCGGTGT
This window of the Nakamurella flava genome carries:
- a CDS encoding ferrochelatase — translated: MSTVASTQPAEGTADPTRPGYDAILLAGFGGPEGPDDVMPFLRNVTRGRGIPDERLVEVSHHYQALGGRSPINEQNRALRAALETELQRRGVDTPVLWGNRNWAPYLSDVVTEAAAAGQIRLLGLATSAYSSYSSCRQYREDFGRALADTGLVGRVRIDKVSPYFAVRGFVEPFVDDTAAALRSAAEAGLSPADVRVIFTTHSIPNTMADTSGSASLGDHQPGGAYVTQHLAVARTVLDGVARQLPETEGIGWQLVYQSRSGPPSVPWLDPDINDVIEGLAGEGVKGVVVVPIGFVSDHVEVIWDLDHEAAETAQEHGLWFARVPTPGTDPRFVAALADLLVRRLDGSDPADDAPGGRVVAATARPDFCAPACCVNARVRRPTTAAQDSAVDWDGLDVRPAQLVASGIPGVAAS
- the hemC gene encoding hydroxymethylbilane synthase, coding for MSPAIDPVGAPLLRLGTRGSALALAQSGMVARQLAELAAGSGDERVPGVELVRIKTEGDVNQGPLAQIGGTGVFVGAVRTALADGRVDVVVHSYKDLPTAPADGIVVGAVPVREDPADVLCARDGLTVAGLPTGARVGTGSPRRSAQLRALRPDVEVVPVRGNVDTRLRLVTDGHLDAVVLAASGLARLDRSAAITERLRPEDMLPACGQGALAVECRTVDRQTAWYAGALNALDDPATRAAADAERSLLAAVEAGCVAPVGAHATVDGATLRLTAAVFSADGQEQVRGSVTGPLVDAVALGVELAEDLLTRGAGRLLAAPR
- a CDS encoding uroporphyrinogen-III synthase yields the protein MTVLVPAPADPGAGPSGLHRALLAAGAEVTAVRLITVAAPPDTAALDAAVRRWADGRYTWIAFTSASTVAVWSARLDALGLPRSAASRIAAVGPATARAVGDAGWPVDLVPATGGSAEDLAAIWPPPADRPTATADVLLPHSDRAAATLPEALADAGHRIETVVAYRTMIGPPAPTVVERLVGGGFTAALFTSPSTVQAIGPRRPAAATVIGAIGRPTAEAVRAAGWRLDFTAAAPTPAALVDGLRRVLHRPPDEPPTTP
- the hemB gene encoding porphobilinogen synthase, with translation MTTTPVPAPAFVPADRPRRLRRTPALRRLVAETRLDPADLVLPMFVKEGLTEPLPISAMPGVAQHSRDSLRRAAAEAVTAGVGGLMLFGIPTVRDAVGSQATEPDGILNAALRDLRSDLGDSTVLMADLCLDEFTDHGHCGVLTPSGAVDNDATLVRYQQMGVAQAAAGADLVGTSGMMDGQVAAVRAALDAENHLDTGVFAYAAKYASAFYGPFREAVDSALQGDRRTYQQDPANRREAAREVALDVAEGADLVMVKPAMSYLDIVRDVANDPTVNVPLAAYQISGEYSMIEGAADRGWIDRDRAILESLTSIRRAGAQIVLTYWATEVAGWLRA